Proteins encoded by one window of uncultured Sunxiuqinia sp.:
- a CDS encoding glycine betaine ABC transporter substrate-binding protein: QKSEDRTVKLVYTDWSEAVAITNLAKILLEEQMDIEVEAKLTDVEEAYAEVASGKSDVFADAWLPETHRNYLETYTGKIEMLSIIYPHARTGLVVPDYSQYQSINDLNGSSVSIIGIDFGAGIMAQARHAIEQYELEGVELKDLSEQEMTDQFSESFKRREEIIITGWEPHWLFDRFEVRFLNDPRSVFGIQENIYAIGTSGLEERLPHVVRFFERMQLSEQQINSLIYYMNSEADPEDGVREWMHKNEYIVNQWVKDLKPERKKIM, translated from the coding sequence TCAAAAGAGTGAAGACCGGACAGTAAAGCTGGTTTATACTGATTGGTCGGAAGCGGTGGCCATAACGAATCTGGCGAAAATTTTACTTGAAGAACAGATGGATATCGAGGTTGAAGCAAAACTCACAGACGTGGAAGAAGCCTATGCCGAAGTTGCCAGTGGAAAGTCGGATGTGTTTGCCGATGCCTGGTTACCCGAAACTCATCGTAACTATTTGGAAACATATACGGGGAAGATTGAAATGCTTTCAATTATTTATCCACATGCCCGAACGGGTCTGGTTGTTCCAGACTACAGCCAGTACCAATCGATTAATGATTTGAACGGCTCTAGCGTATCAATCATTGGAATTGATTTCGGAGCTGGTATCATGGCTCAGGCACGCCACGCGATTGAGCAATATGAACTGGAGGGTGTTGAGCTGAAAGACTTGTCGGAGCAGGAAATGACAGACCAATTTTCGGAGTCTTTTAAGCGCCGCGAAGAGATAATCATTACAGGGTGGGAGCCTCATTGGTTGTTTGATCGTTTCGAGGTGCGCTTTCTGAATGATCCGCGTTCGGTATTCGGCATTCAGGAAAATATCTATGCGATCGGAACCAGCGGGCTCGAGGAGCGATTACCTCATGTGGTACGCTTCTTCGAACGTATGCAGCTTTCTGAACAGCAAATTAACAGTCTCATCTATTATATGAATAGTGAAGCAGATCCGGAAGACGGCGTGCGCGAATGGATGCACAAGAATGAATACATCGTCAATCAATGGGTGAAAGATTTAAAACCCGAACGCAAAAAGATTATGTAA
- a CDS encoding DsrE family protein: protein MKTFKNILIQVTQNGMGSGDAALGLQLIENYFRLISEESVLPQVIAFYNGGVRLLCEGSLAIDSLKTLEQRGVKLVACKTCLNYFELMDKFEVGIAGTMIDIMTLQKAADKVICL, encoded by the coding sequence ATGAAAACCTTTAAAAACATTTTAATACAAGTTACCCAAAATGGTATGGGAAGCGGAGATGCTGCGTTGGGCCTTCAGCTTATCGAAAACTATTTCAGACTTATCAGTGAGGAAAGTGTTTTACCGCAAGTAATTGCCTTTTACAACGGTGGAGTAAGATTGTTGTGCGAGGGTTCTCTGGCTATTGATTCTTTAAAAACATTGGAACAGAGAGGCGTGAAACTAGTCGCCTGCAAAACCTGCTTGAACTATTTTGAGTTGATGGATAAGTTTGAAGTTGGCATTGCCGGTACTATGATAGATATTATGACCTTGCAAAAAGCAGCCGACAAGGTGATTTGTTTATAA
- a CDS encoding diphthine--ammonia ligase, translating into MNVFFSWSGGKDCMLALHRTLQNGEHRLLALLNMCDRDTNFSRSHGLKKELLQRQAEAMNVRLVQRGTSLGEYERDFKLAIAELKKEGLEGGVFGDIYLIEHRSWIERVCADMGIQAIFPLWGDSTDLLATELVDAGFEPLVLSVHADHLPQNFLGRTFNQEMINDLQHLDGIDICAENGEFHSFVVNGPVFKHPVAYEKGEVYFKGKHWFLELN; encoded by the coding sequence ATGAATGTATTTTTCTCATGGAGTGGGGGTAAGGATTGTATGTTAGCCTTACACCGCACACTGCAAAATGGTGAACACCGTTTGCTGGCTTTACTTAACATGTGTGATCGCGACACCAACTTTTCAAGGTCGCACGGTCTGAAAAAAGAGCTGCTCCAGCGACAAGCTGAAGCGATGAACGTTCGTCTGGTTCAGAGAGGCACCAGCCTTGGCGAGTACGAAAGAGATTTTAAACTAGCAATTGCAGAGTTGAAAAAAGAAGGCCTTGAGGGTGGAGTATTTGGCGACATCTACCTGATTGAACACCGCAGCTGGATTGAACGTGTTTGTGCGGATATGGGAATTCAAGCCATCTTCCCACTTTGGGGAGATTCTACAGATTTGTTGGCGACTGAATTGGTCGATGCCGGCTTTGAACCGCTGGTTTTATCTGTTCATGCTGACCATTTGCCACAGAATTTTTTAGGGCGCACTTTCAACCAGGAAATGATTAACGATTTACAACACTTGGATGGTATTGATATTTGTGCTGAAAATGGAGAATTTCACAGTTTTGTTGTCAACGGTCCGGTTTTTAAGCACCCGGTTGCCTATGAAAAAGGTGAGGTATATTTTAAAGGTAAACATTGGTTTCTGGAATTAAATTAG
- a CDS encoding helical backbone metal receptor, which translates to MKKRILSFLLFILVVFSVLGQKPQRIISLAPSLTKNLYLLDAEELLVGCTSYCTLQSGIDAEVIASAVLVNYEKAVMLKPDMVITTSLTKPKTIDTFRKLGVKVLEFPTPKSFSEICDQFIELGATIGKQALAEEIITNAKSRMKTIQAKVPAGQSKQKIFIQIGANPLFAVVSHTFMNDFVRFSGTENIASDMTVGSINRETVLVRNPDVIIVVLMGSLGAEEKDRWEEFSSLSAVKKKQVFVVNADKTCSPTPLSFVEALDEIITLIYK; encoded by the coding sequence ATGAAAAAAAGAATACTAAGTTTCCTGTTGTTTATTTTGGTGGTTTTCAGTGTCCTGGGACAGAAACCTCAGCGTATTATTTCATTGGCGCCGTCGCTAACCAAAAACCTGTATCTATTGGATGCTGAAGAACTGTTGGTTGGCTGTACCAGCTATTGCACCTTGCAAAGTGGAATCGATGCTGAGGTGATAGCATCGGCTGTTCTGGTAAATTACGAGAAGGCAGTCATGCTAAAACCAGACATGGTAATTACTACATCACTGACCAAGCCAAAAACAATTGACACCTTTCGAAAGCTGGGAGTTAAAGTGCTTGAATTTCCAACCCCAAAGTCATTTAGTGAAATCTGCGATCAGTTTATTGAGTTGGGTGCAACAATTGGCAAGCAGGCATTGGCTGAAGAAATCATTACCAATGCCAAAAGTCGGATGAAAACGATTCAGGCAAAAGTTCCTGCGGGTCAGTCCAAACAGAAAATTTTCATCCAAATTGGAGCCAACCCGCTGTTTGCAGTGGTTTCGCATACCTTTATGAATGACTTTGTGCGATTTTCGGGAACGGAGAATATCGCTTCGGATATGACGGTTGGTAGTATTAATCGCGAAACTGTTTTGGTGCGTAATCCTGATGTGATTATTGTGGTGCTGATGGGCTCGTTGGGAGCTGAAGAAAAGGATCGTTGGGAGGAGTTTAGCTCATTAAGCGCAGTAAAGAAAAAACAGGTTTTTGTAGTGAATGCCGATAAAACCTGTAGTCCAACACCCTTATCTTTTGTTGAGGCATTGGATGAAATCATCACCTTAATTTACAAGTAA